A region of Bacteroidales bacterium DNA encodes the following proteins:
- a CDS encoding phosphoadenosine phosphosulfate reductase family protein, with translation MKSLNNKIERSTKLIQDLYIPRKPYNLGFSGGKDSIVLLDLAKKSGVNFKATYSNTTLDPPLHIKFIRDNYPEVVIKNPEKSFYKLIQEKGFPSRIRRWCCEYLKESPGVEKRNLTGIRWEEGYKRKLYKPEMCDDRHQGTTRVNPILEWTSNEIWEYIKENNLPYPYIYDPPYNFKRLGCVGCPLAPNPQRIR, from the coding sequence ATGAAATCATTAAATAATAAGATAGAAAGATCAACTAAACTTATTCAGGATTTATATATACCAAGGAAACCTTATAATTTAGGTTTTTCAGGAGGTAAGGATAGTATTGTTCTATTAGATTTAGCAAAAAAGTCTGGGGTAAATTTCAAGGCTACATATTCAAACACAACCCTTGATCCTCCTTTACATATTAAGTTTATTCGGGATAATTATCCTGAGGTGGTTATAAAAAATCCTGAAAAATCCTTTTATAAATTAATTCAAGAAAAAGGTTTCCCATCCCGGATTAGAAGATGGTGTTGTGAATACTTAAAAGAAAGCCCTGGTGTAGAAAAAAGAAATTTGACAGGTATTAGATGGGAGGAAGGATATAAAAGAAAATTATATAAGCCAGAAATGTGTGATGATAGGCATCAAGGCACCACAAGAGTGAATCCTATTTTAGAATGGACAAGTAATGAGATCTGGGAATACATTAAGGAAAATAATTTGCCTTATCCATATATTTATGATCCTCCTTATAATTTTAAGAGATTAGGATGTGTGGGATGCCCATTAGCCCCTAATCCACAACGAATACGTGA